In Zingiber officinale cultivar Zhangliang chromosome 6A, Zo_v1.1, whole genome shotgun sequence, a single genomic region encodes these proteins:
- the LOC121994780 gene encoding protein MOS2-like produces MSLNTREGGSEGLGYNPSTGDRKKRRGSWVVEGSKEKTKEKEKVLKVISARYMSKATVLKNFELDLKLQGSGEEVKLSDDTVVELGSVEEEKFLKKLKKSEDEYKSGKTLTKDNRKREERRSMETRREDKSNSVQQSTRSTDHNGPPKVQWLTSYIRVRIISKDFMGKKLYLQKGKVIDVVGPITYDISMDGSRELVQCVDQDILETALPKLGGSVLVLNGKHKGNFRNLEERNAEKETRVTREAGSHEFIKVKLDEIVECLGDPSYLGY; encoded by the exons ATGTCTTTGAATACAAGAGAGGGTGGATCTGAAGGTCTCGGATACAACCCATCAACGGGTGATCGCAAGAAGAGAAGAGGCTCTTGGGTTGTGGAAGGctcaaaagagaaaacaaaagagaaggagaaggtaCTCAAGGTTATATCAGCCAGATATATGTCCAAAGCGACAGTCTTGAAGAATTTTGAGCTTGACTTGAAGCTGCAGGGGAGTGGAGAGGAGGTGAAGCTAAGTGATGATACGGTGGTTGAGTTGGGATCAGTGGAGGAAGAGAAGTTCCTGAAGAAGCTTAAGAAATCAGAAGATGAGTACAAGAGTGGGAA gactctaactaaggACAACAggaagagagaggagaggaggagcATGGAAACAAGAAGAGAGGACAAGAGTAACAGCGTGCAGCAAAGCACCAGGAGCACAGATCATAATGGGCCACCCAAGGTCCAATGGCTTACAAGTTATATTCGAGTCAGAATAATCAGCAAGGATTTCATGGGTAAAAAATTGTACCTGCAGAAGGGTAAGGTGATTGATGTGGTTGGACCAATAACCTACGACATTTCAATGGATGGAAGTCGAGAATTGGTACAATGTGTTGATCAGGACATCTTGGAGACAGCTCTGCCTAAGCTAGGAGGATCAGTGCTTGTGTTGAATGGGAAACacaaaggaaattttagaaatctaGAAGAGAGAAACGCAGAGAAAGAAACGAGAGTGACAAGGGAGGCTGGTAGTCATGAGTTTATCAAGGTTAAGCTGGATGAGATTGTAGAATGTCTTGGGGATCCGAGCTACCTTGGATATTGA